One genomic window of Halococcus salifodinae DSM 8989 includes the following:
- a CDS encoding LLM class flavin-dependent oxidoreductase: protein MQLGTGLFTGQRRPDDDRSMSELYDEMLTLGRAIDDAGLDSAWVSEHHFAEDGYLSGTMPVLGALAAATSDIEIGTCIALAPLYDGVRLAEDAATVDLLSDERLTLGLAIGSNPDEFEQFGVPIEERAERLADQVNLLRAAWSDGPLDYDAEFHDVAPDVTVTPKPDREVPLMLGGAAKPAVRRAARTADAWCAPSKLSLTGLEKRVEDIRDVRAEEDIDGEFTVYALQHGWVGDSREEAWETMKPGYFYIQRRYAEIFSGEPVDELPDERKQELKDQAIFGTPDQVADELDRYREAAGDDVHCVFRTYHPGVGTDAMAECIERLGTEVAPKLR, encoded by the coding sequence ATGCAACTCGGTACCGGACTGTTCACCGGCCAGCGCCGCCCCGACGACGACCGATCGATGAGCGAGCTCTACGACGAGATGCTCACGCTCGGGCGCGCGATCGACGACGCCGGACTCGACAGCGCGTGGGTCTCCGAGCACCACTTCGCCGAGGACGGCTATCTCTCGGGGACGATGCCCGTTCTCGGGGCGCTCGCGGCCGCCACCTCCGACATCGAGATCGGGACGTGCATCGCGCTCGCGCCGCTCTATGATGGCGTCCGTCTCGCCGAGGACGCCGCGACGGTCGACCTCCTTTCCGATGAGCGGCTCACACTCGGTCTCGCGATCGGGTCGAACCCCGACGAGTTCGAGCAGTTCGGCGTTCCGATCGAGGAGCGCGCCGAGCGGCTTGCGGACCAAGTGAACCTTCTCCGGGCGGCGTGGTCCGACGGTCCACTCGATTACGACGCCGAGTTCCACGACGTCGCGCCCGACGTCACCGTGACCCCGAAACCCGATCGTGAGGTTCCGCTGATGCTCGGCGGCGCGGCGAAGCCGGCTGTCAGGCGGGCCGCCCGGACCGCCGACGCGTGGTGTGCGCCCTCGAAGCTCTCGCTCACCGGGCTGGAAAAGCGCGTCGAGGACATTCGTGATGTTCGCGCCGAGGAGGACATCGACGGCGAGTTCACAGTCTATGCGCTCCAGCACGGCTGGGTCGGCGACTCGCGCGAAGAGGCGTGGGAGACGATGAAACCAGGCTACTTCTACATACAGCGCCGCTACGCCGAGATCTTCTCGGGCGAGCCGGTCGATGAGCTCCCCGACGAACGCAAACAGGAATTGAAAGACCAGGCGATCTTCGGCACGCCCGACCAGGTCGCCGACGAGCTCGACCGCTACCGCGAGGCCGCTGGCGACGACGTTCACTGCGTGTTCCGTACGTACCACCCGGGTGTCGGCACCGACGCGATGGCCGAGTGTATCGAGCGACTCGGCACCGAAGTCGCACCGAAACTCCGCTGA
- a CDS encoding IclR family transcriptional regulator — MSGNERSNRPVTTTETSIRILELLKANGRLSLAGLADEFEMARSTIHRHLLTLEDNDLVRRTDGEYHLGLRLLDFGMRARDRIDFYHAARPLVDRLASETDEKVWLVAKDGRFSVHLYKSYGDNPLETSARVGQRRYLHQLAAGKAILSQLPDEEVRDVLDHCGLPEQTEHTITERDELLGELDGIDERGYAFNRGESITGLNAVGAPIRDADGYPVGAISISGPANRVKGDLLREELPDKLLAAIDEIHIHLRYASNEEGGRPE; from the coding sequence ATGTCCGGCAACGAACGGTCGAATCGTCCGGTAACCACCACCGAAACCTCCATCCGGATCCTCGAACTCCTGAAGGCCAACGGACGGCTGAGTCTCGCGGGACTCGCCGACGAGTTCGAGATGGCCCGAAGCACCATCCATCGCCACCTCCTGACCCTCGAAGACAACGACCTCGTCCGTCGGACGGACGGCGAGTACCACCTCGGACTCCGGTTGCTCGATTTCGGGATGCGCGCGCGCGACCGGATCGACTTCTATCACGCCGCCCGCCCGCTCGTCGATCGGTTGGCGTCCGAGACCGACGAGAAGGTCTGGCTGGTCGCGAAGGACGGCCGTTTCAGCGTCCACCTCTACAAGTCCTACGGCGACAACCCGCTCGAAACCTCCGCACGGGTCGGCCAGCGACGATATCTCCACCAGCTCGCCGCCGGGAAGGCGATCCTCTCACAGCTCCCCGATGAAGAAGTTCGGGACGTTCTCGATCACTGTGGCCTCCCCGAACAGACCGAGCACACGATCACCGAGCGCGACGAGCTGCTCGGCGAACTCGACGGGATCGACGAGCGCGGCTACGCGTTCAATCGTGGGGAGTCGATCACGGGGCTGAACGCGGTCGGCGCGCCGATCCGCGACGCCGACGGCTATCCGGTGGGCGCGATCAGCATCTCCGGTCCCGCGAATCGGGTGAAAGGCGACCTCCTCCGAGAGGAGCTGCCCGACAAACTGCTCGCCGCGATCGACGAGATCCACATCCACCTCCGGTACGCCTCGAACGAGGAGGGCGGCCGACCCGAGTAA
- a CDS encoding sodium-dependent transporter, with amino-acid sequence MTRDTWATRVGFILAAVGSAVGLGNIWRFPWMTAENGGSAFLVTYLFIVLGVGVPGLLAAFVIGRRANRNPVGAFESLRGGRGWTALGGLCIVTSLVLVSFYSVVGGWVLRYFLESFTGAYFAQPEAHFSSIDFGLQAFGFQVVFLVLTALVVIAGIRKGIEATTKVMMPAVVVLLAALAVWAFQQPNAAAGYDFFLSFDGGYLADNFVAVLGAAAGQALFTLSIGGGTMLTYASYLGEDRSLPADGSIIAVLNLGIGVLAGLVVFPLLFSVVGGPTGGGTGALFVSIAGAFAELPAGRFIGATFFLVVLFAALSSSISMLEIPVSYVVDEFGYDRTPVTLGLFVLVLGTGAINAFNGGIFAFVAGPLVSQLMTLGLIGFMIYAAWVLGDEAVAEFTKGAGSIARALATPWRYAIGTVFPLFLLFSFYSSIVDFAGLSLSTMAIAGLALLTGIPFVGLVRWVEGSGRTGTAEAAD; translated from the coding sequence ATGACGGCCGAAAACGGCGGGAGCGCGTTTCTGGTTACGTATCTGTTCATCGTGCTCGGCGTCGGCGTTCCCGGCCTCCTCGCGGCGTTCGTGATCGGCCGGCGTGCGAACCGCAACCCGGTCGGTGCGTTCGAGTCGCTCCGCGGTGGCCGTGGCTGGACCGCGCTCGGCGGGCTCTGTATCGTGACCTCGCTCGTGCTGGTTTCGTTTTACAGCGTCGTCGGCGGCTGGGTGCTCCGGTACTTCCTCGAGAGTTTCACCGGCGCGTACTTCGCCCAGCCCGAAGCCCACTTCAGCAGTATCGACTTCGGTCTCCAGGCGTTCGGCTTTCAGGTGGTCTTTCTCGTCTTGACCGCACTGGTCGTCATCGCCGGCATCCGCAAGGGGATCGAGGCCACCACGAAGGTCATGATGCCCGCGGTCGTGGTGTTGCTGGCCGCCCTCGCGGTGTGGGCGTTCCAGCAGCCGAACGCAGCCGCGGGCTACGACTTCTTCCTCTCCTTTGACGGCGGGTATCTCGCCGACAACTTCGTGGCGGTGCTCGGCGCGGCGGCCGGTCAGGCGCTGTTCACGCTCTCGATCGGCGGTGGAACGATGCTGACCTACGCGTCGTATCTCGGCGAGGATCGCTCGCTCCCGGCCGACGGCTCGATCATCGCAGTCTTGAACCTCGGGATCGGCGTGCTCGCCGGTCTCGTGGTGTTCCCGCTGCTGTTCTCGGTCGTCGGCGGGCCGACCGGCGGCGGGACGGGCGCGCTGTTCGTGAGTATCGCCGGGGCGTTCGCCGAGCTTCCCGCGGGACGGTTCATCGGCGCGACGTTCTTCCTCGTGGTGTTGTTCGCGGCGCTGTCGAGTTCGATCAGCATGCTCGAGATCCCGGTGTCGTACGTCGTCGACGAGTTCGGGTACGACCGCACGCCGGTCACCCTCGGTCTGTTCGTGCTCGTCCTCGGAACCGGCGCGATCAACGCGTTCAACGGAGGGATTTTCGCGTTCGTCGCCGGCCCGCTCGTGAGTCAGCTCATGACCCTCGGACTGATCGGATTCATGATCTACGCCGCGTGGGTGCTCGGCGACGAGGCTGTTGCGGAGTTCACGAAGGGTGCGGGATCGATCGCACGAGCGCTCGCCACCCCGTGGCGGTACGCGATCGGCACGGTGTTCCCGCTCTTCCTCCTGTTCTCGTTTTACTCGTCGATCGTCGACTTCGCCGGGCTCTCGCTTTCGACGATGGCGATCGCGGGACTCGCGCTCCTCACCGGGATCCCGTTCGTCGGCCTCGTTCGCTGGGTCGAGGGAAGCGGTCGGACCGGGACGGCTGAAGCGGCCGACTGA